The sequence atagagagaaTGCATATTCCCTGTGTCCCTGTAGAGAAAATGTGTACTCCCTGTGTGTGTCCCTATAGAaagagtgtgtactgcctgtgtccctatAGAGGGAGTGTGTACTCCGTGTCCCTATAGAGAGAATGCATATTGCCTGTGTCCCCAtagtgtgtactgcctgtgtccctatagagagtgtgtactccctgtgtgtgtccctatagagagagtgtgtactgcCCGTGTCCCTATAGAAAGAGTCTGCCTGTCTCCCTATAGAGTGTGTACTGCCTGGTCCCTATAGAGAGAGCGTGTACTCCCTGTCTGTGTCCCTATAGAGTGTGTATTGCCTGTGTCCCAATTGAGTGTGTACTCTCTGTGTCTATAtagagtgtgtactgcctgtgtccctatagagagtGTGTACTGTCTATGTCCCCAtagagtgtgtactgcctgtgtccccatagagtgtgtactgcctgtgtccccatagtgtgtactgcctgtgaccctatagagtgtgtactccctgtgaCCCTATAGAGTATGTACAGCATATGTGTGTCCCCACAGAGAGAGAATGTACTGAATACCAGGTGTGTCCCTATGGCTGTACAtatgcacatgcacacacgcacacgtaTGGACAAAGCCACACATACAGACATTGATAAATTGTGGGGTACAGCTAATAATGTGGAGGACTGCACCAAAATATAGGAAGACATAAACATTGGCAAATGAAGGTTAATGTAGTGGAgcatgtgcatttgtgtgtgtgtgtgtgcggtcaaTATATATACACTCACACAGATAATTAAATACATACAGGCACATATAGCATACATGCACTTGTTCATTTTGGGAGGAGGAATAAGAAAGTAATTATTCCTTGGAAGGTTAAAaaaactaaatggggtagaggagcaaagcgatctgggaatcatcatcatcatcatcataggcagtccctcgaagtgatgataacttgcttccacgccaaaaagggatgagttcacaggtgtttcaatgaaggacctaatattccggatcccgaactacatcctgaagggtggaagatgcctgtgcgtggattttttaaacgtgtggtgaccgttgcacaccagccaccacacgggcttgacagagctaggtcttggtccagtggcaagggttaactaagacgactggagaccgctctgctgcacggacctagcgtgcacacatatcgcagtgtgggctggcctgtgctgccccaggaccctcgcctcttctgggccccgaactcgtgcctctcctggaccccgatcacgtccctctacaatctctcgccgctccttcaccccgacctcaccgctcctgctgtacctgccctcactgcagtcagccatcgccctcctgcagcagcacgcgctgctccctgcagtggtataccgccacacgctgctccctccaatggccccggcccacTGATgtaaatcggcacggtcccagcctgcaagaccatcagcaggccggggccaccaGAGGGAGCAATCTGAGAATACAAGTACATGAATAgctaaaagtagcaacgcaagttgataaggccataaagcATACAGAtaaagtactggggttcatttctgtaGTGGGTGCTGTCACCCACtacaccctgggggggggggggtacttttttttaaagtaacaaTACACTGAGCTCTAGGTTTGAAACAGTTTTGTCTTCTGTTTTGCTGATACATTCCTTTTTTAACAGACTGCCCATGATGCGTGTTACCATGCAATGAAAGTGGCGATCGATGTGGGTTATCGCCACTTTGATGGAGCATGGATGTACGGTAATGAAGATGAGATCGGAGAGGCCATTCAGGAAAAAATCGCTGATGGTGCAGTGAGGCGAGACGAGATCTATTACTGTGGCAAGGTAATGAACATTTgaagaacctctctctctctctcctcctctcactGCTGACTCTTGATTAGCTTCTGTTTTATGTACATCTGCACCTTTTGGCTCCCTCGCCATTTTCACGTGTGTGCCCAGATAGTGAACGTGTGCACACACAAACGTACATGTACACTCTcaaccactcacacactcacatgtacaCACAAACCCACAACACGCAGATACATGTGAATGCATGTATATGCACAAACATCCATAAATGCACACAAACGtgtacacactctcacacgcttcaGGACTcaagcaggagcaggaaccctgactgcatTTCTCCATCTTACGCCAGGGACCAATGGTAAATCAGCAGAGAAATATTAAACAACaacagcctgcatttatatagcacctttaatgtttctACAAATCATTATCTGCTTTAGATTCGCTCCTTTCCTGTGCGCGGTAATTTGTAGAGAGATCCAGTTGTGCAAGGGTGAGCAGCTCTCCCATATCTCATTCAAGTGGGCACTCCTCATATGGGAACAGTGAGACAGCAGCCTATCAACGAGAGAGGGTATTACAGCCAACCTTGACCCCATCGGCACTTTCTACTGACGACAGTGGATGGCGATCACGTGCCAGGACTGTgacttccccctcgctctcccagaGGCACATTACAGCGGCTCAGCACGGCGGGAGGGGAATCTGGCATTTTGGGGGCTATATGATTCAGCTGCATGGGGAATCTCTCTCCTGTAGCACTGATACCCAGGCATTGTGAAAGCACAATTTCAGACTGAACTGTGAATATAACTGGTGTATCGGAGGTTGTGATGTCTTCAATACAGAACTCTCAGTGTTCTGTAATCCTGAATATTATAATGCTGTTTCAGTTTGTTGTATTAACTTCGAGTCCAACTTTCAGCTATGGAGCACCTATCACCCTCCGGTGATGGTCAGACCCTTCCTGGAGAGATCGCTGAAACTTTTAAAGTTTGATTACATGGACCTGTTCATCATTGAGCTGCCATTGGCCTTCAAGGTAAAGTCAGCATCTTACACAATGTTTCAGAGGCTGCTCTTTCAtagccctcttcccctccctcccccctctaattcccttcccctcctcatggAGCTCCCTCTTATTGGTGTGCAGTTCACCAGGACAGTCCTCTGCCACCTCATCCAAAAGTCTATTCTTCATGTGTAAGTCTAGATAGCACCTGCAGGCTGGGGGTTTTTAAAACAGCAAAAATAAGCAATTTATTGTAAGAGATACTTCAAATGTTGACATTACTGTAGATAAGCAGAGAACATTTCTTGAGGAGAAAGTCATCGGAAACCATTTTCTTTAAAAGACACAGTCTTACAGATAGCAGCCATTCCTTGCCCTCACCCGATATTTATTTTTCTGGTTCTGAATTTACCTACTGGGGCAGTCTTGGAGAAAACAAATTCAGTATTACATAATTTACAAAGACCAGCCAGTTATAGCAGCTTGTCCTCCAAACTTCAAAGTAAAACTGTAAACATTACATCTCTATTattcccagcccacactgtgatatgtgcgcgcactaggtccgaatagcagagcaggtctccagccgtcctggtcaatccttgccactggataaagaccgagctctgtcaagcccgtgtgatggctgatgtgcaacagttaccacacgttaaaaaaatccactcacaggcatcttccaccccctggagttcaggactggaacatcgggtccttcattgaaacatctgtgaactcgtgtgggagcaagtcatccacgttcgagggaccatctatgatgattaTTCATGGGGGGAAAGAGAACCTCTTACTGCCAGATGTTTTGAATTATTGTAAAATCCATTTGCTTGGCTGTGTTACAAGTTAGCATATGATAAGTCAATCCAGACAGAGTTTTATTAGCTTTTAGCCTGCTGAAAATCCATCTGCATACACAGCAAAATCTCCACT is a genomic window of Pristiophorus japonicus isolate sPriJap1 unplaced genomic scaffold, sPriJap1.hap1 HAP1_SCAFFOLD_906, whole genome shotgun sequence containing:
- the LOC139257744 gene encoding aldo-keto reductase family 1 member D1-like; translated protein: MSLTAQNYRIPLNDGNSIPIIGLGTFSAPKITAHDACYHAMKVAIDVGYRHFDGAWMYGNEDEIGEAIQEKIADGAVRRDEIYYCGKLWSTYHPPVMVRPFLERSLKLLKFDYMDLFIIELPLAFK